From Pseudoalteromonas viridis, one genomic window encodes:
- a CDS encoding cytochrome b562, whose protein sequence is MRRLIIFLFSVCFAQVVSAQQGQDLNQTMKNMGHAYKQAMEAQQAKEVNRHLDTMLTLLQQSKQHQFKADVKSQSLQGLDKVSEVIREAKGLVAQAQIQQAKQLLKQVDELRKEYHELHEPPGFWELLFGK, encoded by the coding sequence ATGAGACGCTTGATAATATTTCTTTTTTCTGTGTGTTTTGCCCAGGTGGTAAGTGCGCAGCAGGGCCAGGATCTGAACCAGACCATGAAAAACATGGGGCACGCATACAAACAAGCAATGGAAGCCCAGCAAGCGAAGGAGGTCAACAGGCATCTGGACACCATGCTAACGTTGCTCCAACAGAGTAAACAACATCAATTTAAAGCGGATGTAAAATCACAATCGCTGCAAGGGCTGGACAAGGTGTCTGAGGTTATTCGTGAGGCAAAAGGCTTAGTCGCTCAGGCGCAAATACAACAGGCCAAGCAATTACTCAAGCAGGTAGATGAATTGAGAAAAGAGTACCATGAATTACACGAACCGCCGGGTTTTTGGGAGCTTTTATTCGGTAAATAG
- a CDS encoding ABC transporter substrate-binding protein — protein sequence MKQIITPVVLLLFVTFTGFAQTISVTFINPGNKQANPTGAFWHNVTKVMEAAAQDLDIELTTLYAERNHIDMKKLAQQALSSPADYLILVDEKGVITDALLTVPGEHKRIAFLLNSPDKLALKRIAAKGIGVLGSVTPDNYQAGRILAKLLHESLPEGNRQATNRHVMLALLGDVATNAAIEREQGLLGYTNRTYGVNLVERVDAQWSEQNAYELASGLLQRFPDTRLIWCANDAIATGAARAATDLKLRDQLHIGGINWDQGHENVIDISLGGHVLLGGYLLTEIRKFHNRKISAIGEQKIAIFQPYSENFRPLYQAIHGTGLNKIDFKQFTTGDQSYSIKTLNQQLKF from the coding sequence ATGAAACAAATAATCACACCCGTTGTACTGCTGCTCTTCGTTACTTTTACAGGCTTTGCACAAACCATCTCTGTCACCTTTATCAATCCGGGTAATAAGCAAGCGAATCCAACAGGCGCATTTTGGCATAACGTCACAAAGGTCATGGAGGCCGCCGCGCAAGACCTCGACATTGAACTCACTACCCTGTACGCAGAGAGAAATCATATTGATATGAAGAAGCTGGCGCAGCAAGCCCTCAGCTCCCCTGCCGATTACCTGATCCTGGTTGACGAAAAAGGCGTCATAACGGACGCCTTATTGACGGTCCCGGGTGAGCATAAGCGCATAGCATTTCTGCTCAACAGCCCGGATAAACTCGCACTAAAGCGCATTGCAGCGAAAGGGATTGGTGTGCTTGGTTCAGTTACGCCGGACAATTATCAAGCCGGCAGGATACTTGCAAAATTGCTGCATGAATCTCTCCCCGAGGGCAACAGACAAGCCACAAACAGACATGTCATGTTAGCGCTGCTCGGTGATGTCGCTACCAACGCCGCGATTGAACGCGAACAGGGCCTGCTTGGCTACACCAACCGCACCTATGGCGTCAACTTAGTTGAGCGAGTTGATGCACAATGGTCCGAACAAAATGCCTACGAATTGGCCAGCGGGTTGCTGCAAAGGTTTCCAGACACCCGTCTGATCTGGTGCGCAAACGATGCAATCGCCACTGGCGCAGCACGTGCCGCCACTGATCTTAAACTCAGAGACCAATTACATATCGGCGGTATCAATTGGGATCAGGGTCATGAAAATGTCATTGATATTTCACTGGGCGGCCATGTGCTGTTAGGTGGCTATTTACTGACAGAGATTAGAAAATTCCACAACCGCAAGATCAGTGCTATCGGCGAGCAAAAAATTGCTATTTTTCAGCCATATTCTGAAAATTTCAGACCTTTATACCAGGCTATCCATGGCACTGGCTTGAACAAGATTGACTTTAAGCAGTTCACAACAGGCGACCAAAGTTACAGTATTAAGACACTGAATCAGCAATTAAAATTTTAA
- a CDS encoding S8 family serine peptidase, whose amino-acid sequence MKTKVLTSVKYSLLALGVTAALGTAQAAETQRVIVTVKDSAVANTLPMRVSEAELAQFKAQELASVATQANAQAIETLPSVNAVVMELTPEQLIELEASGSIESIEVDPKRYLPEVISESVVPYAESVPYGINMVQANLVSDASAGNKKVCIMDTGYTRGHPDLPSTGITGNDGHGSYNTGNWYQDGNGHGTHVAGTIAALGGNGQGVVGVNPSGQLGLHIVKVFNDQGNWAYGSDLIKAIEQCEAAGADVTSMSLGGSGSSSAERNAFASSAQRGMLHIAAAGNGSNSSFSYPASYDAVVSVAAVDSSERVASFSQYNSQVEIAGPGVGVNSTWNDNRYKSISGTSMATPHVSGVAALVWSNFPQCSAAQIRSALNATAKDKGSAGRDNYYGHGIVQAKAAYDYLVNAGCSDQPVLVADFSATPNGLSVQFSNKSSSGTYSWNFGDGNTSAQTSPSHTYAQAGTYSVTLTVTGANNKTASKSLNVTVTDGSNGGGCSGVEAWSAGTYYSTGDKVSYSGYEYQATWWSLGARPDIFSNVWRKGAQCK is encoded by the coding sequence ATGAAAACCAAAGTTCTAACAAGCGTAAAGTACTCATTGCTCGCACTGGGCGTCACAGCTGCACTCGGTACAGCACAAGCCGCAGAGACGCAGCGCGTCATTGTCACAGTTAAAGATTCAGCAGTCGCCAACACGTTGCCGATGCGCGTCTCTGAGGCTGAGCTTGCTCAGTTCAAAGCACAGGAGCTTGCCAGCGTTGCTACTCAGGCGAATGCGCAAGCTATCGAGACCCTGCCCAGTGTCAATGCTGTTGTCATGGAACTAACTCCTGAACAACTCATTGAACTGGAAGCAAGTGGCAGTATTGAGTCTATTGAAGTCGACCCTAAGCGCTATTTGCCGGAAGTGATCAGCGAATCAGTTGTACCGTATGCAGAATCGGTTCCATATGGCATTAACATGGTACAGGCGAACCTGGTCAGCGATGCCAGCGCGGGTAACAAAAAAGTGTGTATCATGGACACAGGTTATACACGCGGCCACCCTGACCTTCCCAGCACAGGCATCACCGGAAATGACGGTCATGGCTCGTATAACACTGGAAACTGGTATCAGGACGGCAACGGACACGGTACACACGTAGCCGGTACCATTGCGGCGCTTGGTGGCAACGGACAAGGTGTGGTAGGCGTCAACCCATCAGGTCAGCTTGGTTTACATATCGTTAAGGTCTTTAATGACCAGGGCAACTGGGCATATGGCTCAGATCTGATCAAGGCGATTGAGCAATGTGAAGCCGCTGGTGCAGATGTGACCAGCATGAGCTTAGGTGGCAGTGGCAGCTCAAGTGCAGAACGTAACGCGTTTGCATCAAGCGCACAGCGCGGCATGCTCCACATTGCTGCTGCGGGTAATGGCTCAAACAGCTCATTCAGCTATCCGGCATCTTATGACGCCGTGGTATCTGTCGCAGCCGTAGACAGCTCTGAGCGCGTCGCCTCTTTCTCACAATACAATAGTCAGGTAGAAATTGCCGGCCCAGGCGTAGGCGTTAACTCAACATGGAATGACAACCGCTACAAGAGCATCAGTGGTACGTCAATGGCAACGCCTCATGTATCTGGCGTAGCTGCACTGGTTTGGAGTAACTTCCCGCAATGTAGTGCTGCTCAGATCCGCTCTGCCCTGAACGCCACAGCAAAAGACAAGGGCTCGGCCGGACGCGATAACTACTATGGTCATGGTATCGTACAGGCAAAAGCCGCTTATGATTACCTGGTCAACGCCGGATGTAGCGATCAGCCTGTTCTGGTTGCAGACTTCAGCGCCACGCCAAACGGCTTGAGCGTTCAGTTTAGCAACAAGTCTAGCTCAGGTACTTACAGCTGGAACTTCGGTGATGGTAACACCAGTGCTCAAACCAGTCCAAGCCATACTTACGCACAAGCCGGCACTTATAGTGTTACCCTGACAGTGACAGGCGCAAACAACAAAACCGCGTCGAAAAGTCTTAATGTTACGGTTACAGATGGTAGCAACGGCGGCGGTTGTAGTGGTGTAGAAGCCTGGAGTGCAGGTACTTATTACAGCACTGGCGACAAAGTATCGTACAGCGGCTATGAATATCAGGCGACCTGGTGGTCACTAGGTGCACGCCCTGATATCTTCAGCAATGTATGGCGCAAAGGCGCACAATGTAAATAA
- a CDS encoding DMT family transporter, whose translation MLSALLSALCWACFDFLRKQLAQDFSAPLMSVMFSLLVLPGYLIYWGWLQAPLPEAGYFVPGTVSGLLAAIGSVCFIRGLAVGKIAVMLPLLSITPVVSGAFAWLWLGEALGEAQIIALGAITLGSFILQGGRLAIREQGAGYVLVTALCWGMCIVFDKQALQYSEVSFHLIYLTVSVVLINGMVFKPTLSVKRLLSAKWLWACAALAFAVAVLCQLFALQQLQPGVMEAIKRAIGISSAALLGVYFYKERLKGYQWFSITVILAGTLSLY comes from the coding sequence ATGCTGAGTGCACTTTTGAGTGCGTTGTGCTGGGCGTGCTTTGATTTTCTGCGCAAACAGCTGGCGCAGGACTTTAGTGCCCCACTGATGTCCGTTATGTTCAGCTTGTTGGTACTGCCCGGATATCTGATTTACTGGGGGTGGCTGCAAGCGCCGTTGCCAGAGGCTGGTTACTTTGTACCGGGCACAGTCAGTGGCCTGCTTGCAGCGATAGGTAGTGTGTGTTTTATTCGTGGCCTGGCCGTGGGTAAGATTGCTGTGATGTTGCCTTTGTTGTCTATTACACCTGTGGTGTCTGGTGCTTTTGCCTGGTTGTGGTTAGGTGAGGCGCTTGGAGAGGCGCAAATTATCGCACTCGGCGCCATTACTTTAGGCTCTTTTATCCTGCAAGGGGGCAGACTGGCAATTCGCGAACAAGGCGCCGGCTATGTGTTGGTAACCGCGCTGTGCTGGGGTATGTGTATCGTGTTTGATAAACAGGCCTTGCAATATAGCGAAGTCAGCTTTCATTTGATTTATCTGACGGTGTCTGTGGTGCTGATCAACGGTATGGTGTTTAAACCTACCTTATCGGTTAAGCGACTATTGAGTGCGAAGTGGTTGTGGGCGTGTGCAGCGCTGGCCTTTGCGGTGGCTGTGTTATGTCAGTTATTCGCTTTGCAACAGTTGCAGCCGGGCGTGATGGAGGCTATCAAGCGTGCCATTGGTATTTCCAGTGCGGCATTACTGGGTGTCTATTTTTATAAGGAAAGACTAAAAGGTTACCAATGGTTTAGTATTACTGTCATTCTGGCAGGGACACTCTCTTTGTATTAA
- a CDS encoding phosphotransferase, which translates to MSTTALISHVLAMLPEPQHSQALWSGCGHIYKFTYQNEALVAKVAAVPEQLTHRHITQSQHSLRRKHRSYLKELNFYRQTARHYVHACSLPEVKALAQQEDVFVCVFTDFEAQGYHNVSKADPEQVEQMLRWLASFHAVGLVSPALADTDVQGNYWHLDTRPDEYARMASGQLKHYASEIDRQLNTCAFQTCIHGDAKLANFAFSGKDALGYDFQHIGKGIGISDVMLLLTSLYSDPQLEMHAQTCLDQYFEFLNKALSTHWPEAKINALEKSWRLLWSFVWADFQRFLLGWKPDHPKLTSYMLRQSELCLKQLGEPLC; encoded by the coding sequence ATGTCAACTACCGCATTGATTTCCCATGTCCTGGCCATGCTGCCTGAACCACAACACAGCCAGGCGCTGTGGAGTGGATGTGGTCACATTTATAAGTTCACTTATCAGAACGAAGCGCTCGTTGCCAAAGTGGCGGCAGTACCAGAGCAACTGACACATCGTCATATCACTCAAAGCCAGCATTCGTTGCGCCGCAAACACCGCTCTTATCTCAAGGAGCTCAACTTTTATCGTCAAACTGCCAGGCACTATGTCCATGCTTGCTCATTGCCAGAGGTGAAGGCGCTGGCCCAGCAGGAGGACGTGTTTGTTTGTGTGTTTACAGACTTTGAAGCTCAGGGGTATCACAATGTCAGTAAAGCAGACCCCGAACAGGTTGAGCAGATGCTACGATGGCTTGCAAGCTTTCATGCTGTCGGTCTTGTTTCACCGGCTTTGGCAGACACCGATGTACAAGGGAACTATTGGCACCTGGATACCCGCCCGGATGAATATGCGCGTATGGCTTCTGGTCAGTTAAAACACTATGCGTCCGAGATAGATCGTCAGTTGAATACATGTGCCTTCCAGACCTGTATTCATGGTGATGCAAAACTGGCCAACTTTGCTTTTTCTGGTAAAGATGCGCTGGGTTACGATTTTCAGCATATTGGCAAAGGCATTGGCATCAGTGACGTGATGTTGTTGCTGACCAGTTTATACAGTGATCCGCAGCTGGAAATGCATGCACAAACGTGTCTTGACCAATATTTTGAATTTTTGAATAAGGCGCTGAGCACACACTGGCCAGAGGCAAAAATCAACGCGCTTGAAAAGAGCTGGCGTCTGCTATGGTCATTTGTCTGGGCTGATTTTCAGCGTTTCTTACTGGGCTGGAAGCCCGATCATCCAAAGCTTACATCCTACATGTTACGTCAGAGTGAATTGTGCCTGAAGCAACTTGGTGAGCCGCTATGCTGA
- a CDS encoding acyl-CoA dehydrogenase, with amino-acid sequence MSLRTQLRKILPSISVTEQEALDAGDVWLEGSIYRGKPDFDALRAVPEAKLSSEEQAFLDGPVQELMAMIDDSVIQNEKHLPEHILEFLKKERFFSLIIPKEYGGREFSPYANSTIVGTIATKSSAVAVTVMVPNSLGPGELLMHYGTKEQQAHYLPRLANGTDIPCFALTSPEAGSDAGGIPDQGIVTKGQYNGEEVLGLEVTWDKRYITLAPIATVLGLAFKVFDPQGLLGGKESLGITCALIPKSHPGVELGNRHDPMGIRFYNGTTRGEKVFIPMDFIIGGQQNIGRGWQMLVSCLGAGRGISLPALGVSTSQVALKSASEYAAVREQFGLAIGQFEGIQEKLADIAGKTYLQEAMRVLTTEGLGMGLKPSVVTAIAKYHMTETGRDVLDSAMDILAGKAIQNGPQNTLASGYVAQPIAITVEGANILTRNLMIFGQGVMRCHPYLQSMVEAIHSEEANADKTFNKILRQTVGYSVANSLRAFKLGVLPFTASSKSSLPEVQPYEKAAQRLSAKLAVYADFSLLVLGGKLKQAEMLSARLGDVMSYLYAAMASIKYYEQKVAVTDREAAAPYFHYATRYALVEAEQALHKFLDNFPASGTRKFMRVLTMQFSHSMPQINDDLVRELATAAQLDTAFKAQLTHLVKPQAGDGHDINEQAYKAKIACLDLLGKVKKALKKREIKAGVRFYETLDNALIAKVINETEYAQLIDYNRKREKAIRVDEFDFDLNLLDENTASGTIKSVVNQ; translated from the coding sequence ATGAGTTTAAGAACACAACTAAGAAAAATATTGCCAAGCATTTCGGTGACTGAACAAGAGGCACTCGATGCGGGTGATGTATGGCTTGAAGGCTCTATCTATCGCGGGAAACCAGACTTCGACGCATTGCGTGCGGTACCGGAAGCCAAATTGAGCAGTGAAGAGCAAGCGTTTTTGGATGGTCCTGTGCAAGAGCTAATGGCGATGATCGACGATTCTGTGATACAGAACGAAAAGCATTTGCCAGAGCATATCCTTGAATTTTTGAAAAAAGAGCGTTTCTTCTCTTTGATCATCCCTAAAGAGTACGGTGGCAGAGAATTTAGCCCTTATGCGAATTCAACCATAGTGGGCACTATCGCAACCAAGTCTTCGGCTGTTGCCGTGACTGTAATGGTCCCTAACTCACTTGGTCCGGGTGAACTGCTGATGCACTACGGTACCAAAGAGCAGCAGGCACACTACTTGCCGCGCCTTGCCAATGGCACAGATATCCCATGTTTTGCATTGACCAGCCCTGAAGCAGGTTCGGATGCCGGTGGTATTCCTGACCAAGGTATTGTTACTAAAGGTCAGTACAACGGCGAAGAAGTACTGGGTCTGGAAGTTACCTGGGATAAGCGTTACATCACTCTTGCGCCTATCGCGACGGTACTGGGCCTGGCATTTAAAGTGTTTGACCCGCAAGGGTTACTCGGTGGCAAAGAGTCACTGGGGATCACCTGTGCCCTGATCCCTAAATCGCACCCAGGTGTTGAGCTGGGCAATCGTCATGATCCTATGGGGATCCGTTTCTACAACGGTACTACACGTGGCGAAAAAGTCTTTATTCCAATGGACTTCATTATCGGTGGCCAGCAGAATATTGGTCGAGGCTGGCAAATGCTGGTTAGCTGTTTGGGCGCTGGTCGTGGTATTTCATTGCCTGCGCTGGGTGTATCTACCAGCCAGGTTGCACTAAAATCAGCCTCTGAATATGCCGCGGTGCGTGAACAGTTTGGTCTGGCCATCGGTCAGTTTGAAGGTATTCAGGAAAAGCTGGCCGATATTGCTGGTAAAACCTACCTGCAAGAAGCCATGCGTGTATTGACCACAGAAGGTCTGGGCATGGGTCTGAAACCGTCAGTCGTAACTGCGATTGCGAAATATCACATGACGGAAACTGGTCGTGACGTACTGGACTCCGCAATGGATATTCTGGCCGGTAAAGCTATCCAGAATGGTCCGCAAAATACGCTGGCCAGTGGTTATGTTGCTCAGCCTATCGCAATTACGGTAGAAGGCGCCAACATACTAACCCGTAACTTGATGATTTTTGGTCAGGGTGTAATGCGCTGTCACCCATACCTGCAATCTATGGTTGAAGCAATTCACAGCGAAGAAGCGAACGCCGACAAAACCTTTAACAAGATTTTGCGTCAAACAGTGGGCTACAGTGTCGCGAACAGTCTGCGTGCTTTTAAACTGGGTGTGCTGCCATTTACCGCAAGTAGCAAGTCGAGTCTGCCTGAAGTACAACCTTACGAGAAGGCGGCGCAGCGTCTTTCTGCTAAGCTGGCTGTTTATGCTGATTTCTCCTTGCTGGTGTTGGGCGGTAAGCTTAAGCAAGCTGAGATGCTATCTGCGCGCTTGGGCGATGTGATGAGCTATCTATACGCGGCTATGGCTTCAATTAAATATTACGAGCAGAAAGTAGCTGTAACTGACCGTGAAGCCGCAGCACCTTATTTCCACTACGCGACACGCTATGCGTTGGTTGAAGCGGAGCAGGCGCTGCACAAATTCCTGGATAACTTCCCGGCATCAGGTACACGTAAGTTTATGCGCGTGCTGACAATGCAGTTCAGCCATTCAATGCCACAGATCAACGACGACTTGGTACGTGAACTGGCGACGGCGGCACAGCTAGATACCGCGTTCAAAGCGCAACTTACACACCTGGTTAAGCCTCAAGCGGGCGATGGGCATGACATCAACGAGCAGGCCTATAAAGCCAAAATTGCGTGTCTGGACTTACTGGGTAAAGTTAAAAAAGCACTTAAAAAACGAGAAATCAAAGCGGGTGTACGCTTTTACGAAACGTTGGATAACGCCCTGATTGCTAAGGTTATCAATGAGACCGAATACGCACAGTTGATCGATTATAACCGCAAGCGTGAAAAAGCGATCCGCGTTGACGAGTTTGACTTTGATTTGAATTTGCTGGACGAGAACACCGCATCTGGCACAATAAAATCTGTCGTTAACCAATAA
- a CDS encoding aminoacyl-tRNA deacylase — protein MTPAIQLLNKHKADFNILKFDHDPGITDFAQEATEALALAPQQVFKTLVISVDGRLVVAVTPSTQLVDLKAFAKSCKGKKAQLATQQQAENATGYQLGGISPFAHKKRLPVMLHSSALDYEVIYVSGGRRGLELALNPDTIKALCSAQVADF, from the coding sequence ATGACACCCGCTATCCAACTACTCAATAAGCACAAAGCAGACTTCAACATACTTAAATTTGACCACGACCCGGGCATCACAGATTTTGCTCAGGAGGCGACAGAGGCGTTGGCTTTGGCACCGCAACAAGTGTTTAAAACTCTGGTTATCAGTGTTGATGGCCGACTCGTTGTTGCCGTTACGCCCTCTACTCAACTGGTTGATTTAAAAGCTTTTGCTAAGAGCTGCAAGGGTAAAAAGGCGCAGCTTGCAACGCAGCAGCAGGCCGAAAATGCAACGGGTTATCAGTTAGGCGGGATCAGCCCGTTTGCACACAAAAAACGCTTACCCGTGATGCTGCACAGTTCCGCACTTGATTATGAGGTCATCTATGTTAGCGGTGGTCGACGCGGTCTGGAGTTAGCACTCAATCCTGATACGATTAAAGCACTGTGTTCAGCTCAGGTTGCTGATTTTTAG
- the dnaJ gene encoding molecular chaperone DnaJ has translation MSKQDYYDVLGVSKDAGEREIKKAYKRLAMKYHPDRTAGDAELEAKFKEVKEAYEVLTDSQKRQMYDQYGHAAFEQNGGAGHGGFGGGADFGDIFGDVFGDIFGGGRRQSRQQRGADLRYSLDLSLEDAVRGKEVEIQVPTWVSCKPCDGSGAKSGSKPKTCSTCHGAGQVQMRQGFFAVQQTCPTCQGSGQVISDPCDSCHGQGRVEKTKTLSVKIPAGVDTGDRIRLSGEGEAGMHGAPAGDLYVQVSVREHPIFVRDGNNLYCEVPISYTTAALGGEIEVPTLDGRANLKVPSESQTGKMFRMRGKGVKSVRSGAVGDLICKVVIETPVNLNDRQKELLKELEESMGSDAGKNRPKAQGFFDGVKKFFDDLTK, from the coding sequence ATGTCAAAACAAGACTATTACGACGTTCTTGGGGTATCAAAAGACGCCGGTGAACGTGAGATTAAAAAGGCCTATAAACGCCTTGCAATGAAGTATCACCCAGACAGAACGGCGGGCGATGCTGAGCTGGAAGCAAAATTTAAGGAAGTAAAAGAAGCCTACGAAGTCTTAACTGATAGTCAAAAACGCCAGATGTATGATCAATACGGCCATGCTGCCTTTGAACAAAACGGTGGTGCAGGCCATGGTGGATTTGGCGGCGGTGCTGATTTTGGTGACATTTTCGGGGACGTATTCGGTGATATTTTTGGAGGCGGCAGACGTCAGTCACGCCAACAGCGCGGAGCAGACTTGCGCTACAGCCTGGATCTGAGCCTGGAAGATGCGGTACGAGGCAAAGAAGTCGAGATCCAGGTTCCGACCTGGGTGTCCTGTAAGCCTTGTGATGGCAGCGGTGCAAAGTCTGGGTCTAAGCCTAAGACCTGTTCTACCTGTCACGGTGCAGGCCAGGTGCAAATGCGCCAGGGCTTTTTTGCCGTGCAACAAACCTGTCCTACCTGTCAGGGTAGCGGCCAGGTTATCTCTGACCCCTGTGATAGTTGTCATGGTCAGGGTCGCGTTGAGAAGACCAAAACTCTGTCTGTTAAAATCCCTGCCGGCGTTGATACCGGTGATCGTATCAGATTGTCAGGAGAGGGCGAAGCGGGTATGCACGGTGCGCCAGCTGGTGACCTGTATGTTCAGGTGAGCGTGAGAGAGCACCCGATTTTTGTCCGTGATGGTAATAACCTTTACTGCGAAGTACCTATCAGCTACACCACAGCAGCGTTAGGCGGGGAAATTGAAGTACCGACGCTTGATGGCAGAGCAAACCTCAAAGTGCCTTCTGAAAGCCAGACAGGAAAAATGTTCAGAATGCGCGGTAAAGGCGTGAAGTCTGTGCGCAGCGGTGCTGTTGGTGACTTGATCTGTAAAGTCGTAATCGAAACACCGGTTAATCTGAACGACAGACAGAAAGAGCTACTGAAAGAGCTTGAAGAGAGCATGGGCAGCGACGCTGGCAAAAATCGTCCAAAAGCGCAGGGTTTCTTTGACGGTGTTAAAAAGTTCTTTGATGACCTGACTAAGTAA
- the dnaK gene encoding molecular chaperone DnaK, translating into MGKIIGIDLGTTNSCVAVLDGDKTRVIENAEGDRTTPSVIAFTEEGETLVGQPAKRQAVTNPQNTLYAIKRLIGRRFEDEEVQRDIGIMPFKIVKADNGDAWVEVRGEKRAAPQISAEVLKKMKKTAEDFLGEEVTEAVITVPAYFNDSQRQATKDAGRIAGLDVKRIINEPTAAALAYGMDKKQGDNVVAVYDLGGGTFDISIIEIDEVEGEHTFEVLATNGDTHLGGEDFDNRVINYLVAEFKKDQGIDLKTDPLAMQRVKEAAEKAKIELSSAQQTEVNLPYVTADATGPKHMNVKLTRAKLESLVEDLVAQSIEPLKRALADADLSVSDVNDIILVGGQTRMPLVQKKVAEFFGKEPRKDVNPDEAVAVGAAVQGGVLAGDVKDVLLLDVCPLSLGIETMGQVMTALIEKNTTIPTKKSQTFSTAEDNQSAVTIHVLQGERKRSSDNKSLGQFNLEGIRPAQRGVPQIEVTFDVDADGILHVSAKDKDTGKEQKITIQASSGLSDDEIENMVRDAEANAEEDKKFEELVGARNQADALVHATRKQVEEAGDDLPADDKTAIEAALSELETAIKGESKEEIDAKTQALAEKSQKLMEIAQAKAQAQQAGGADAGAQQANKADDDVVDAEFEEVKDDK; encoded by the coding sequence ATGGGTAAAATTATTGGAATCGATTTAGGTACTACTAACTCTTGTGTAGCGGTACTTGATGGTGATAAGACACGCGTTATCGAAAACGCTGAAGGGGATCGTACAACGCCATCGGTTATTGCATTTACCGAAGAGGGCGAAACGCTAGTAGGTCAACCGGCAAAACGTCAGGCTGTGACTAACCCTCAGAACACACTGTATGCAATCAAGCGTTTGATCGGTCGTCGTTTTGAAGACGAAGAAGTACAGCGCGACATTGGCATCATGCCATTTAAGATTGTTAAAGCAGACAATGGCGATGCCTGGGTTGAAGTACGTGGCGAAAAGCGTGCAGCACCTCAGATTTCTGCTGAAGTCCTGAAGAAAATGAAAAAGACTGCCGAGGATTTCCTGGGCGAAGAAGTAACAGAAGCAGTAATCACTGTTCCAGCTTACTTCAACGACTCACAGCGTCAGGCAACAAAAGATGCCGGTCGTATTGCTGGTCTTGATGTAAAACGTATCATCAATGAGCCAACAGCTGCGGCACTTGCCTACGGTATGGACAAAAAACAAGGCGACAACGTTGTTGCAGTATATGACTTGGGTGGTGGTACATTCGATATCTCAATCATCGAGATTGATGAAGTTGAAGGTGAGCACACATTCGAAGTACTGGCGACTAACGGTGACACGCACTTAGGTGGTGAAGATTTCGATAACCGCGTAATCAACTACCTGGTTGCTGAATTCAAGAAAGATCAGGGCATTGACCTTAAGACTGATCCGCTGGCAATGCAGCGTGTGAAAGAAGCTGCCGAAAAAGCGAAGATTGAGCTTTCATCTGCACAGCAAACTGAGGTAAACCTGCCTTATGTTACTGCTGACGCAACAGGTCCTAAGCACATGAACGTGAAGTTGACGCGTGCAAAACTTGAATCACTGGTTGAAGACCTGGTTGCACAGTCTATCGAGCCGCTAAAGCGTGCACTGGCTGATGCAGATCTGTCTGTAAGCGACGTTAATGACATCATCCTGGTGGGTGGTCAAACACGTATGCCTCTGGTACAGAAGAAAGTTGCTGAGTTCTTTGGTAAAGAGCCTCGTAAAGACGTTAACCCTGATGAAGCGGTAGCCGTTGGTGCTGCGGTTCAAGGTGGTGTACTTGCTGGTGACGTAAAAGACGTACTACTGCTAGACGTTTGTCCTCTGTCTCTGGGTATTGAGACTATGGGTCAAGTCATGACTGCGTTGATTGAGAAAAACACGACTATTCCTACTAAGAAGTCGCAAACTTTCTCAACAGCGGAAGACAACCAGTCTGCGGTAACGATTCATGTACTGCAAGGTGAGCGTAAGCGTTCAAGCGACAATAAGTCTCTTGGCCAGTTTAACCTGGAAGGTATTCGTCCTGCACAGCGCGGCGTACCGCAAATCGAAGTAACGTTCGACGTTGACGCGGATGGCATCTTGCATGTATCTGCGAAAGACAAAGACACAGGTAAAGAGCAGAAGATCACGATTCAAGCGTCTTCAGGTCTGAGCGACGATGAAATCGAAAACATGGTTCGTGATGCAGAAGCGAATGCTGAAGAAGACAAGAAGTTCGAAGAGCTGGTAGGCGCTCGTAACCAGGCTGACGCTTTGGTTCACGCGACTCGCAAGCAAGTAGAAGAAGCTGGCGACGACTTACCTGCTGACGACAAAACAGCGATTGAAGCGGCACTGTCTGAACTGGAAACAGCGATTAAAGGCGAAAGCAAAGAAGAAATCGATGCTAAGACCCAGGCACTTGCAGAAAAATCTCAGAAGCTAATGGAAATTGCTCAGGCGAAAGCGCAGGCGCAACAAGCTGGCGGCGCTGATGCAGGTGCACAGCAAGCAAACAAAGCTGACGACGATGTAGTAGATGCCGAGTTTGAAGAAGTAAAAGACGACAAGTAA